The following coding sequences lie in one Spinacia oleracea cultivar Varoflay chromosome 1, BTI_SOV_V1, whole genome shotgun sequence genomic window:
- the LOC110791301 gene encoding uncharacterized protein isoform X1, which yields MDPPPPAPPLAPPLAPHLAPPSSLNDGITDTISYSSSTEIEESPTESAMAPPNPKISVAELPPPSSNTTEKKPSQNSNKDKNPVSIPYSIPPWSEAPTLPFFLEVLKDGTIIDHLDVTKKGAYMFGRIDLCDFILEHPTVSRFHAVLQFKGNDGAFLYDLGSTHGTSVNKKQVNKKDYVNLHVGDVIRFGLSTRLYIVQGPEELMPQEADLSNIRYAKDREASLRRAKEDAAQADGILWGMREDAIEEVEDDCDEITWQNYKGELTEKQQKTREKVLKRMEKIAHMKKEMAAIRAKDIAQGGLTQGQQTQIARNEQRIVQLLEELESLEETLNDSIRESLGARTGRSSRGKLKGFTEDEDELLSDDDDFYDRTKKKPANKSADTQSVETADSLLDKKEALLNEMEEKKRLLLEEKTKTLEPMSEQDTGDDVLDAYMSGLSSQLVLDKTVQVEKDLSSLQTELDRIVYLLNIADPTGETAKKRATTPKEHRSKESASSSSAVKKPEKSKIEEKNVRQPEKAVSGSVAKQATPDVIAEATEASESKEDATENKPTTYKIVKPQWLGAVEDRESKESQPEKRSDTDEGDEFIDYKERKKILETDSQPEKKPESDLESAAPGLILRKKKPAEVREDQKSNPSISEPAGSDMDVENAVALLLKHKRGIYTGEEEVDLRSHGRRDQKQSGKDNKRARKVLGPEKPAFLEPHPESDFEKWVPPEGQSGDGRTSLNDRLGY from the exons ATGGATCCTCCACCACCAGCACCACCACTAGCACCACCACTAGCACCACACCTAGCACCGCCTTCATCATTAAACGACGGCATTACAGACACCATTTCTTATTCTTCTTCAACAGAAATCGAAGAATCTCCAACAGAATCGGCAATGGCTCCGCCAAACCCTAAAATTTCCGTCGCCGAGCTTCCTCCACCTTCTTCCAATACCACAGAGAAGAAGCCGTCTCAGAACAGTAACAAAGATAAAAATCCAGTTTCAATTCCTTACTCCATTCCTCCATGGAGTGAAGCTCCCACTCTTCCTTTCTTCCTGGAGGTTCTCAAGGATGGCACCATAATCGATCATCTTGACGt GACGAAGAAAGGTGCATATATGTTTGGGAGGATTGATTTGTGCGATTTCATTCTAGAGCACCCTACTGTTTCTCGCTTTCATGCCG TACTCCAGTTTAAGGGAAATGATGGGGCATTTCTCTATGATCTTGGAAGCACACATGGTACATCTGTTAACAAAAAGCAG GTGAACAAGAAAGACTACGTGAACTTACATGTGGGCGACGTCATCCGTTTTGGCCT TTCAACTCGGTTATACATAGTCCAAGGTCCAGAAGAACTGATGCCTCAG GAAGCTGACTTGTCAAACATAAGGTATGCTAAAGACCGGGAAGCTTCCCTTCGCAGAGCAAAGGAAGATGCAGCTCAAGCTGATGGTATTCTTTGGGGGATGAGAGAAGATGCCATTGAAGAAGTTGAG GATGATTGTGATGAGATAACATGGCAAAATTACAAAGGAGAACTCACTGAAAAGCAACAAAAGACCCGGGAGAAGGTCTTGAAAAGAATggaaaag ATTGCACACATGAAAAAAGAGATGGCTGCAATCCGTGCTAAAGACATAGCCCAAGGAGGGTTGACTCAGGGACAACAAACTCAGATTGCTCGGAATGAGCAAAGGATAGTGCAG TTATTGGAGGAGCTCGAGAGTTTGGAAGAGACTTTAAATGATAGTATTCGAGAAAGTTTAGGTGCACGCACTGGGAGGTCATCTCGTGGGAAGCTAAAGGGATTCACCGAAGATGAGGATGAGCTTTTGAG tgatgatgatgatttttatgaccgaacaaaaaagAAACCTGCTAACAAATCAGCTGATACACAATCCGTTGAGACGGCTGATTCTCTTTTGGATAAGAAAGAGGCTCTGCTGAATGAAATGGAAGAGAAAAAGAGATTGCTTCTGGAAGAGAAAACCAAGACTTTGGAGCCTATGAGTGAGCAAGATACGGGCGATGATGTGCTTGATGCCTATATGTCTGGTCTTTCATCTCAGCTTG TTCTTGATAAGACAGTGCAAGTTGAGAAGGATCTATCTTCCCTCCAGACAGAATTGGATAGGATAGTTTACCTGCTGAATATAGCTGATCCTACAGGAGAAACTGCTAAGAAACGGGCGACAACACCCAAGGAGCACAGGTCTAAGGAATCTGCATCTTCTAGTTCTGCTGTTAAGAAGCCTGAGAAATCCAAAATTGAAGAGAAAAACGTCAGACAACCTGAAAAGGCAGTTAGTGGTTCTGTTGCAAAACAAGCAACTCCAGATGTGATTGCAGAAGCTACTGAGGCATCAGAATCCAAAGAGGACGCTACAGAAAACAAACCAACAACTTACAAAATTGTAAAACCTCAGTGGCTTGGGGCAGTAGAGGACAGGGAAAGTAAAGAGAGCCAACCAGAGAAACGATCAGACACTGATGAGGGTGATGAGTTTATTGATTATAAAGAGAGGAAGAAGATTTTGGAAACAGATTCTCAACCTGAAAAGAAGCCGGAGTCTGATCTGGAAAGTGCTGCCCCAGGTCTTATATTGCGGAAAAAGAAGCCAGCTGAAGTGAGGGAGGATCAAAAGTCAAACCCATCAATATCTGAACCTGCAGGATCTGACATGGATGTGGAAAATGCTGTTGCCCTATTGTTAAAACATAAGCGAGGAATCTATACAGGGGAGGAAGAAGTAGATCTCAGAAGCCATGGTAGGAGAGATCAGAAGCAATCTGGGAAAGATAATAAGAGGGCTAGAAAGGTTCTTGGCCCTGAAAAACCCGCTTTCCTTGAGCCACATCCAGAGTCAGACTTCGAAAAATGGGTTCCTCCAGAAG GACAATCAGGTGATGGTCGAACATCTCTGAATGATCGTCTTGGCTACTGA
- the LOC110791301 gene encoding uncharacterized protein isoform X2: MPFKGNDGAFLYDLGSTHGTSVNKKQVNKKDYVNLHVGDVIRFGLSTRLYIVQGPEELMPQEADLSNIRYAKDREASLRRAKEDAAQADGILWGMREDAIEEVEDDCDEITWQNYKGELTEKQQKTREKVLKRMEKIAHMKKEMAAIRAKDIAQGGLTQGQQTQIARNEQRIVQLLEELESLEETLNDSIRESLGARTGRSSRGKLKGFTEDEDELLSDDDDFYDRTKKKPANKSADTQSVETADSLLDKKEALLNEMEEKKRLLLEEKTKTLEPMSEQDTGDDVLDAYMSGLSSQLVLDKTVQVEKDLSSLQTELDRIVYLLNIADPTGETAKKRATTPKEHRSKESASSSSAVKKPEKSKIEEKNVRQPEKAVSGSVAKQATPDVIAEATEASESKEDATENKPTTYKIVKPQWLGAVEDRESKESQPEKRSDTDEGDEFIDYKERKKILETDSQPEKKPESDLESAAPGLILRKKKPAEVREDQKSNPSISEPAGSDMDVENAVALLLKHKRGIYTGEEEVDLRSHGRRDQKQSGKDNKRARKVLGPEKPAFLEPHPESDFEKWVPPEGQSGDGRTSLNDRLGY; encoded by the exons ATGCCG TTTAAGGGAAATGATGGGGCATTTCTCTATGATCTTGGAAGCACACATGGTACATCTGTTAACAAAAAGCAG GTGAACAAGAAAGACTACGTGAACTTACATGTGGGCGACGTCATCCGTTTTGGCCT TTCAACTCGGTTATACATAGTCCAAGGTCCAGAAGAACTGATGCCTCAG GAAGCTGACTTGTCAAACATAAGGTATGCTAAAGACCGGGAAGCTTCCCTTCGCAGAGCAAAGGAAGATGCAGCTCAAGCTGATGGTATTCTTTGGGGGATGAGAGAAGATGCCATTGAAGAAGTTGAG GATGATTGTGATGAGATAACATGGCAAAATTACAAAGGAGAACTCACTGAAAAGCAACAAAAGACCCGGGAGAAGGTCTTGAAAAGAATggaaaag ATTGCACACATGAAAAAAGAGATGGCTGCAATCCGTGCTAAAGACATAGCCCAAGGAGGGTTGACTCAGGGACAACAAACTCAGATTGCTCGGAATGAGCAAAGGATAGTGCAG TTATTGGAGGAGCTCGAGAGTTTGGAAGAGACTTTAAATGATAGTATTCGAGAAAGTTTAGGTGCACGCACTGGGAGGTCATCTCGTGGGAAGCTAAAGGGATTCACCGAAGATGAGGATGAGCTTTTGAG tgatgatgatgatttttatgaccgaacaaaaaagAAACCTGCTAACAAATCAGCTGATACACAATCCGTTGAGACGGCTGATTCTCTTTTGGATAAGAAAGAGGCTCTGCTGAATGAAATGGAAGAGAAAAAGAGATTGCTTCTGGAAGAGAAAACCAAGACTTTGGAGCCTATGAGTGAGCAAGATACGGGCGATGATGTGCTTGATGCCTATATGTCTGGTCTTTCATCTCAGCTTG TTCTTGATAAGACAGTGCAAGTTGAGAAGGATCTATCTTCCCTCCAGACAGAATTGGATAGGATAGTTTACCTGCTGAATATAGCTGATCCTACAGGAGAAACTGCTAAGAAACGGGCGACAACACCCAAGGAGCACAGGTCTAAGGAATCTGCATCTTCTAGTTCTGCTGTTAAGAAGCCTGAGAAATCCAAAATTGAAGAGAAAAACGTCAGACAACCTGAAAAGGCAGTTAGTGGTTCTGTTGCAAAACAAGCAACTCCAGATGTGATTGCAGAAGCTACTGAGGCATCAGAATCCAAAGAGGACGCTACAGAAAACAAACCAACAACTTACAAAATTGTAAAACCTCAGTGGCTTGGGGCAGTAGAGGACAGGGAAAGTAAAGAGAGCCAACCAGAGAAACGATCAGACACTGATGAGGGTGATGAGTTTATTGATTATAAAGAGAGGAAGAAGATTTTGGAAACAGATTCTCAACCTGAAAAGAAGCCGGAGTCTGATCTGGAAAGTGCTGCCCCAGGTCTTATATTGCGGAAAAAGAAGCCAGCTGAAGTGAGGGAGGATCAAAAGTCAAACCCATCAATATCTGAACCTGCAGGATCTGACATGGATGTGGAAAATGCTGTTGCCCTATTGTTAAAACATAAGCGAGGAATCTATACAGGGGAGGAAGAAGTAGATCTCAGAAGCCATGGTAGGAGAGATCAGAAGCAATCTGGGAAAGATAATAAGAGGGCTAGAAAGGTTCTTGGCCCTGAAAAACCCGCTTTCCTTGAGCCACATCCAGAGTCAGACTTCGAAAAATGGGTTCCTCCAGAAG GACAATCAGGTGATGGTCGAACATCTCTGAATGATCGTCTTGGCTACTGA